One segment of Methylocella silvestris BL2 DNA contains the following:
- a CDS encoding FAD-binding and (Fe-S)-binding domain-containing protein has protein sequence MVGATRSGFEGRLRAEIAGDILFDAFSRGRYATDASHYQMIPLGVAVPKTVEAAVRAFALAREEGVPVTARGGGTSQCGQTINRGLVIDGSKYLRRILSLDVAGRRCVVEPGIVLDDLNRQLKPHGLWFPVDVSTASRATIGGMTANNSCGGRSLRYGTTRDNVISIEAVLADGAAAHFGETATDLSELRDAHLKQFAEKLLAIGAREADEVAERFPKVQRRVGGYNIDALDPARGRVNFAHILVGSEGTLAYSTAIELKLSPLLGRRAVGVCHFGSFHAAMNSAQHIVKLEPIAVELVDATMISLASEIPMFRPTLDAVVRGEPQALLLVEFAEDDAENVRRLKQLGDLMGDLGFGFDREGAHWGGVVETLDPSLQADITDLRTSGLNIMMSMKDEAKPISFVEDCAVPLEHLADYTEKLTSVFEKHGTRGTWYAHASEGCLHVRPVLNLRLDKDVKAMRAIAEEAFALVRAYKGSHSGEHGDGLVRSEFHEPMFGQRLVKAFEEVKSVFDPKGILNPGKIVRSPRFDDRSLLRYAPGYEVRDFAPQLSWAGYPGAVGGLQGAVEMCNNNGACRKLEGGAMCPSYRATRDEKHVTRGRANSLRLALSGQLGADAFASDAMAETMKLCVSCKACKRECPTSVDMARMKIEVMAARAQKHGFSLRDRLIAYMPRYAPFAARLAPLLNLRNRSPFLRRLMETIVGFSARRDLPIWRPDRFSARAQTLGPVDGRELVLWVDSFNAAFEPENIEAAITTLTAAGYRVHIAGPIDGSARPLCCGRTFLSIGNVAAARAEMSRTLTALRPFLERGLAVVGLEPSCLFSFRDEALALLPGEDARRVAAHAMLFEEFIVCEAKAGRFPPVLGPVGKKALLHGHCHQKAFGAMGAVETALRLVPGLTVETIESSCCGMAGAFGYQAETMDVSLAMAELSLLPAVRKAELDALLVADGTSCRHQIRDGAPRKAVHVARLFEASLKAGQRTATKAKAAVQ, from the coding sequence ATGGTCGGGGCGACGCGCTCGGGATTCGAAGGACGGCTTCGCGCCGAGATCGCGGGCGACATTCTCTTCGACGCGTTCAGCCGCGGCCGCTACGCGACTGACGCATCGCATTACCAGATGATCCCGCTCGGCGTGGCCGTCCCCAAAACTGTCGAAGCGGCGGTCCGGGCCTTCGCGCTGGCGCGCGAGGAAGGCGTCCCCGTCACAGCGCGCGGCGGCGGCACCTCGCAATGCGGACAGACCATCAATCGCGGCCTGGTGATCGACGGCTCAAAATATCTGCGCCGCATTCTCTCTCTCGACGTTGCCGGCCGCCGCTGCGTGGTCGAGCCGGGCATCGTGCTCGATGACCTGAACCGCCAGCTGAAACCACACGGTCTGTGGTTTCCGGTCGATGTCTCGACAGCCTCGCGAGCGACGATCGGCGGCATGACCGCGAACAATTCCTGCGGCGGCCGCTCGCTGCGGTATGGCACCACGCGGGACAATGTGATCTCGATCGAGGCGGTTCTGGCCGATGGCGCGGCGGCCCATTTCGGCGAGACCGCCACCGATCTTTCCGAACTGCGCGACGCCCATCTCAAACAATTCGCCGAGAAGCTGCTGGCCATCGGGGCGCGCGAGGCGGATGAAGTTGCAGAGCGCTTTCCAAAGGTCCAGCGGCGCGTCGGCGGCTATAATATCGACGCTCTCGATCCAGCGCGCGGCCGTGTCAACTTTGCCCACATTCTCGTCGGCTCGGAAGGCACGCTCGCCTATTCCACCGCGATCGAACTGAAGCTTTCGCCGCTTCTGGGGCGCCGTGCGGTCGGAGTCTGTCATTTCGGCTCCTTCCACGCCGCGATGAACAGCGCCCAGCATATTGTCAAGCTGGAGCCAATCGCCGTCGAGCTCGTCGATGCGACCATGATCTCGCTGGCGAGCGAAATCCCGATGTTCCGGCCGACGCTCGACGCCGTCGTGCGCGGCGAGCCCCAGGCCCTGCTTCTGGTCGAATTCGCCGAAGACGACGCGGAGAATGTCCGGCGTCTGAAACAGCTGGGCGATCTGATGGGTGATCTCGGCTTCGGTTTCGATCGCGAGGGCGCGCATTGGGGCGGCGTCGTCGAGACGCTCGATCCGTCTCTGCAGGCGGACATCACGGATCTGCGCACCTCCGGCCTCAATATCATGATGTCGATGAAGGACGAGGCGAAGCCGATCTCTTTTGTTGAGGATTGCGCCGTTCCGCTGGAGCATCTTGCGGATTACACCGAGAAGCTCACGAGCGTCTTCGAGAAACACGGGACGCGCGGCACCTGGTACGCGCACGCCTCCGAAGGCTGTCTGCATGTGCGTCCGGTGCTCAATCTGAGGCTCGATAAAGACGTCAAGGCGATGCGGGCCATCGCCGAAGAGGCGTTCGCTCTCGTGCGCGCCTATAAGGGATCGCATTCAGGCGAACATGGCGACGGACTGGTGCGCAGCGAGTTCCACGAGCCGATGTTCGGCCAGAGGCTGGTCAAAGCCTTCGAAGAGGTGAAGTCGGTTTTCGACCCGAAGGGAATCCTCAATCCGGGCAAGATCGTGCGATCGCCGCGTTTCGACGACCGCAGTCTGCTGCGCTACGCGCCGGGCTATGAGGTTCGCGACTTTGCCCCACAGCTCAGCTGGGCCGGATATCCCGGCGCCGTCGGCGGCCTGCAAGGCGCTGTCGAGATGTGCAACAACAATGGCGCCTGTCGAAAACTCGAGGGGGGCGCGATGTGCCCGTCCTATCGCGCCACACGTGACGAAAAGCATGTGACGCGCGGACGCGCCAACAGCCTGCGGCTGGCGCTTTCTGGTCAGCTTGGCGCCGACGCCTTCGCCTCCGACGCCATGGCCGAGACGATGAAGCTCTGCGTCTCGTGCAAAGCCTGCAAGCGCGAATGTCCGACGAGCGTCGACATGGCGCGCATGAAGATCGAGGTCATGGCGGCCCGGGCGCAAAAACATGGTTTTTCCCTGCGCGACAGGCTCATCGCCTATATGCCGCGCTATGCGCCCTTCGCAGCTCGCCTCGCGCCTTTGCTCAATCTGCGCAATCGCAGTCCCTTTCTGCGGCGGCTGATGGAAACGATCGTCGGCTTCAGCGCTCGCCGCGATCTGCCGATTTGGCGGCCCGATCGATTTTCAGCGCGCGCGCAGACGCTGGGGCCAGTTGACGGCCGAGAGCTTGTTCTTTGGGTGGACAGTTTCAACGCCGCTTTCGAGCCCGAAAATATCGAGGCGGCGATCACGACTTTGACCGCAGCCGGCTACCGCGTTCATATCGCCGGCCCGATTGACGGATCGGCGCGTCCGCTTTGCTGCGGCAGGACCTTTCTGTCGATTGGAAATGTTGCGGCGGCGCGCGCGGAAATGTCTCGCACGCTGACGGCCTTGCGTCCCTTCCTGGAGCGTGGCCTCGCCGTTGTCGGCCTGGAGCCGAGCTGTCTTTTTTCCTTCAGAGACGAGGCGCTGGCTCTTCTGCCCGGTGAGGACGCGCGGCGCGTCGCGGCCCACGCAATGCTGTTCGAGGAATTCATCGTGTGCGAGGCGAAGGCGGGTCGATTTCCGCCCGTCCTTGGTCCGGTCGGGAAGAAGGCGTTATTACATGGCCATTGTCATCAAAAGGCCTTCGGAGCCATGGGCGCGGTCGAGACCGCGCTGCGCCTCGTCCCCGGTCTTACGGTCGAGACGATCGAGTCAAGCTGCTGTGGCATGGCGGGGGCCTTTGGTTACCAGGCGGAGACGATGGACGTCTCTCTAGCCATGGCGGAGCTGTCTTTGCTGCCGGCGGTCCGCAAGGCTGAACTCGACGCTCTTCTGGTGGCCGACGGAACATCCTGTCGTCATCAGATCAGGGACGGCGCGCCACGCAAGGCCGTGCATGTCGCGCGTCTCTTCGAGGCGAGCCTCAAGGCAGGGCAACGGACCGCAACCAAGGCGAAAGCGGCAGTTCAATGA
- a CDS encoding DSD1 family PLP-dependent enzyme yields MTAEIEQKALGPFAALIGAPDGRKRLNTPSLILDLDVFDANVARMQAICDANGVNLRPHAKSHKSSRIAQAQREAGAIGVCCATINEAEAMAVAGVGGLLITAPLVTDVKISRLCDLCARAPDTMAVIDNADNALALSAAFAGRPALNVLVDLDIGHHRTGAVDPAAAFKLARMIAATPNLTLQGVQAYGGHFQHIPDAAKRGAAAAQGREQLKALLALMRDAQLETGIVTGAGTGTHGLDGSSGVFTEIQAGSYIFMDAEYATINYEGGDWPFGFSLFVQTSVLSANLPTQVTTDAGTKSFALNGPPPRIVSASLHGAAYGFAGDEHGRVMLEHGMGRPQIGERLECIVSHCDPTVCLYDYFVCVRGQKVVDVWKIDARGRA; encoded by the coding sequence ATGACCGCCGAAATAGAACAAAAAGCCCTTGGCCCTTTCGCTGCGCTGATCGGCGCGCCGGACGGACGCAAGCGGCTGAACACGCCGTCGCTCATCCTAGATCTCGACGTTTTCGACGCGAATGTAGCCAGAATGCAGGCGATCTGCGACGCCAATGGCGTCAATCTGCGTCCGCACGCGAAAAGTCACAAAAGCTCCCGCATCGCGCAGGCGCAACGTGAGGCCGGCGCGATCGGCGTCTGCTGCGCCACTATCAACGAGGCGGAAGCGATGGCCGTGGCGGGCGTCGGCGGACTGCTGATCACCGCGCCTCTTGTCACCGACGTAAAGATTTCGCGCCTCTGCGATCTATGCGCGAGGGCGCCGGACACAATGGCGGTGATCGACAACGCCGATAACGCACTTGCCTTGTCTGCGGCCTTCGCCGGCCGGCCGGCGTTAAACGTTCTCGTCGATCTCGATATCGGCCATCACCGCACCGGCGCCGTTGATCCGGCGGCCGCTTTCAAACTGGCGCGTATGATCGCCGCGACGCCCAATCTCACTTTGCAGGGCGTTCAGGCCTATGGCGGCCATTTTCAGCACATCCCTGACGCCGCGAAGCGCGGCGCGGCGGCGGCGCAGGGGCGCGAGCAGCTCAAAGCTCTCCTCGCCCTGATGCGCGACGCGCAGCTTGAGACCGGGATTGTCACCGGCGCTGGCACGGGCACCCACGGACTCGACGGATCGTCCGGCGTCTTCACGGAAATTCAGGCGGGCTCCTATATTTTCATGGACGCCGAATATGCCACGATCAATTATGAAGGCGGCGATTGGCCCTTCGGCTTCTCCCTGTTCGTGCAGACCAGCGTTCTCAGCGCCAACCTTCCAACGCAGGTCACCACCGACGCCGGCACAAAATCCTTCGCCCTGAACGGGCCGCCGCCACGGATCGTCTCCGCTTCTCTACACGGCGCGGCTTACGGCTTTGCGGGCGACGAACACGGGCGCGTCATGCTGGAGCACGGCATGGGTCGCCCGCAAATCGGCGAACGACTCGAATGCATCGTATCGCATTGCGATCCCACAGTGTGCCTCTACGACTACTTTGTCTGTGTGCGCGGGCAAAAGGTCGTCGATGTCTGGAAAATCGACGCGCGCGGGCGGGCATAG